AGAGATCGAGGCTATGGTACAACAAGGTATTCTGGACGGTTATCCGGACGGAAGCTTCCGCCCGAACGAGCCAGTGAAGGTCGATCAGTTCATCAAAATGTTAATTATGTCTTACAGTGAGCAGCATCCGAATCTGGAGCGAAGCTGGAAGAGCTCCTTCCTTGACTCCCTCACTGAGGAGAATCGGACAATCCTGAAGCAGGATTACCGATATTTCAATTTCAAGCCTGCGATGACTGGGTATTGGGCTAAACCTTACATAGATGTTGCCAGTGATCTGAATTTTCTGAATAAAGGCCGGTACAGTGATTTTCAGGCGAATATGACCCGTGAGAATGTAGCGGAAGTACTGTTCTACACACTGCAGGAAACCGAGTATCTGGAAGATGAACAGTTCAGCCGCTCAGTTGCACAAGGTTATGGAGATTTAACGAGCGCTAGTGATCGAGAGCAGAAATTCATTGCTGAGTCCTTAATCAAAGGAATCATGGAAGGATATCCAGATGGCAAATTTGGCGTAGGCCGTTATGTCTCCCGTGCGGAGTCACTCGTTATCTTGAATCGTCTGACTGATAAAACAAAGCGTATTCCAGTTCTCCCACGGGCAGATATGCTGCAACGGCTTGTGCCTACGAACGGGGGCGGACAGAAGATCGTTGCCTTCCCGGACAAGAAAATGTGGGATGCTTACGATACATTGAAGCAGGCTGGACAGCTGCGCGGAACCAATTATGATCTGTTCGATACGACGCTTCGCCTGTTCAAGGATGAGAAAGAGAAGAAAGCGGTGCAAGAGAACACAGCGTTGGGTGCTACAAGCGCGAAGGCCGCAACCGAAGAGGCGGCGATCTGGCTCGATCCGGCCTATAATACGTATGGAATTACGGTAAGACTACGTGAAGGTACCCAGGCACGGAACAAGGAGCCAATCCAACTCTTTGCCAATCAGTTATTCTCTTATGACGCGATTGCCTTCAATCGCTGGTTCGATGCGATTTGCGCTGAGGTTGAAGCAGGCAGACCGTTAGCTTCCAAGCAGGCCGATCTCGGAGATTATACCGTCAATGTCCTGGTCGATAACCCAGCCAAGACAGTAGTATTCTCAATCGCAATCAAGAAGGGATAATTGCAGAATAGATCGCAAATCACAATAAAGCCTTCGGTTTCCTGAACAGAGGAAGCTGAAGGCTTTTTGTATCCTATTTACATATCACTCCAGAACTTTTCCGAATGTCTCTCGTCTAATGAAATAAATCCTTCTATTCGGTAATAAATAAGCGCATAATCAGATAATTGTTCATAAGGGAGATGAGGCGATGTTACCGTTAAGCAAGATGGCTGCAGGGCTGGGGTTATGTACTCTTTTAATACTTTCTCCACTAGATGCAGCTCTAGGGACTGAGGCTAGTTATACAACGTTTGCCGCAACCGACTTCTCTAGTACTGTTCTTCCGAAAAAGGGCGATTCCCTGGAGGCTCAACAACGAGCTCCTTTATTTCCAAAACAAATAACCACCAAGAGTGACATACATAAATTGAACTTGTCATATTACGGGCAGAGGGGAGACAGGTTCAAAGTCCGTGATATGAAGGGCGAGCTGCTTCAGGTTCATTCTGATGATCGGGGTGAGGTCTGGACCCCACTGTGGTATTGGACGAAGGATGCAGGTCAGGTAGTACAGCTTGGAGATATGAAGTGGATTACTCTGAGCAACGAGGCTAAGCTGGCGTTAACTCCGAACAGTTCGCTCACATGGGATAACAAAGTGGCAAGTGATTCCGAATGGGTTGCTGTAGCCCAATGGAAGAGCTGGGTAGGGGTGCTCGCGAATCCCGAGCCTTGGCAACAGGACGGAGAGATCTATCAGCCGGTTCTGCTGTGGATTCAGAAGCAGGATATAGCGAGTGAAGTTCCGCTTCCTCCGGGAATCTTTGCCCCAAGCTCCAAAGTATCCACGGATCTGATCAGAAATATGGCCAGTTGGCTGCTGGTTCCCGGCACAGATAGTTCATACGTGAAGAAGCTGCTAGGCGCACCGCAATTTATCGAAACTTCAGGGAACTTACAGATGGAGAACGGAAAGCCGATGCAGCTAGGAAAGACCTGGCGTTACGAACGGCCTGACGGGCAGTTCTTAGTGACTTTCTCTCAGGAAGGCAAGCTGGAGAGGAACAGTTGGATCATTCCTGGTGCAGATAGGAGCAGGAGCATCTACACTGGGCTGGACTATCGTGATTCTTATCATTTTATGAATACTCCTATGTCAGAGACGTTGCAGATGGATCCGTTATGGAGGCAGCAGGGGGATTTGGATTTTGCTTACATGCTGGCGGCTACTCCGGATGTATTGTTAATCAAGGGAGACGACGGCGGCTTCAGTGGAATGCATCAGAGCTCTAATATATACGCAGTCACCCGGACGGATGGCAAGAAGCTGTGGCAGGTGGAGGCCGGCTTTGGAATTTTGCAGGCGGAAGTAGCAGATTCCGGTGATATGGTGACGATCTTGACGGATTACAACCCGGAGGCGAAGCAGTACGAGAACAGATTGCGGCAGATCCGTTTATCCGATGGCAAGGTTCTATGGGAGAGAAAGTCTGAGGACCAGGGGTATAGAGTTGGAATGGGGCTGGCGAAAAACAGCGTAATTACGCTGGAGACTCCAGATATGGAAGAGAAGGATCATCTAGCGCAATTATCTGTCTTCGATAATACTACGGGCAAGCTGAAATGGAAGCGGGAAGTCCCTGCGAAGGCTCAAATATTCAATGCAGGTGGTCAAGATCCCTATGTGCTGGTTCGAGATCAGAAAGCCTTGAATGCTTATGATCCGAATTCCGGGCAGGTGAAGTGGACGGTTGAGCTGCAAGGGCAGCAGTCTGGCTACGCTAGTTACGATGCCTACTATCCGGGAGGACCAAGGATCAATCCCCTCGAGCCGCCTTCGTCCAGTCGTTGGATTCAGCTGGGCGATCGCTGGATGCTGTTGGATTTACGGACGGGGAACAGCTTGACCGTGTATTCCTTGACTGCAAATGAACGAATCGAGATAATCGATGAGCGTTATTTGCTTGTGCAACGCATGGCGAAGACCGCCAATCATACGGGTGTTAACCGGAGCGAGGAGCAATATGAATCGGTGCTGTATGATGCAGAACGGGGGCAGGAACTGTGGACGATGAAGGGTAGAGCCTCCAAGGGAACCATCGCCGAGGATATATTATATCTCTTGGCTGATGGGATTCCTACAGCGGTAAGGCTTGGTGACGGTACACCGGTATGGCAAATGAACCATACTACTGCTGAGGCAGAGAATATGTCCTACTTTGCCGGAGGCGGATATATGGTGATGAGCGATTACTTGCTTCTGCCCTATGGCCCGAACCTGCTCGTTATCGACAGACAGAGTGGCGATCTGCTGGGACGGATGCAAAATATGCTGATGGGCTACGCAGAGCTGCGTGAGCTGGAGTCGCGTAACGGAACAATCAACAGATCGGGAGATGAACTGTATGTTGGCACGGCCAACGGGGCGATCGTACGGTTTAGTATTCGTGAGATAGAGCAGGGATTAAGAACAAAAGATCAAATACAATAGAATCCTCTATGGTCATAATCCAAAGGAGTGAACGGTGAACAGCCGGATCACTCCTTTCTTTTATCATTCCTTACTGAAGCTCTCCAGGAACTTTCTAGCCAACGAGGACATGTAACGATCCTTGATCCAGATTGCCGCGACCCGGGTCTGGAGGGAGGGACTGTCAATTTCCTTATAGATCAGATTGCTGTGGTTCGCCAGCTCAAACGCGGACTTCGGGATAATTCCGATGCCGAGGCCGGCATTGGCCCAGAGCAGGGTGGTCCGTGCATCGTCATTTTTACAGAATAGGTTTGGTTCGAAGCCGGATTTCTGGCAGGTCTCGCGGATCAGCTGCTCGAATCGGCGGTAAATGACCAGAGGGCGCTCGCGGAGTTCATCGATTCCGATGGCATCCCGCCCTCCGCTCCAATCCAGCTCCGGGGTCATCACGGCGATCATCGGCTCGCTTTCGGCATATTTGTAACCTATCCCCGCATTATGAAAGGGCGTTCTAACGATCCCCAGTTCGATGACTCCACTCTGCAGCAATTCAATGACCCTGAATGTGTTGCCCTCATGGATTTCAAATTTGATCCCGGTGTAAGTTTTGTGAAATTCGGATAATCTATCCTTTAATAACGTCGCTCCGGAGGAGGACACCGTACCGATCGTCAATGTGCCTTTCAATCCTTTGGCAAAATCACTGACCTCTCTGGACGTCGAGTCTGTTAAATCTACAATTTGCTGCGCTCTGCGGCGTAGAATCTCACCGGCGTCCGTGAGTCGGATACTGCGTGGACCACGCTCTACGAGCTTCACGCCAAGCTCCTCCTCCAACAGCTTAAGCTGCTGGCTAAGCGGGGGTTGGGCCATTTGCAGTTTTTTGGCGGCTGAGGTAATCTGTCCTTCCTCCGCAATCATCAGAAAATATTTTAACTGCCTGATGTCCATAAGCTTCTCCTTTTATGCTGACATATTTATTTCATATAGATTAGATATAAATCAAATATTATTAATATGGAAGATGTTATGTCATAATCATATCCGGTAAATAAATTTCGTCAAACCCTTTGTATTGCATGAAATGAAATTTTTAGTCCAAGTTCAGAATGGCCGATTTGTCAGATCAAAAGCGGCCTTTATAACAGTCATGATGGGGATGATACTTTGTTTAGACTCGTTGCATTTTTAAAACCTTACAAGAAGGAAAGTATTCTAGGCCCTTTCTTTAAGCTGGTGGAGGCAATTCTAGAGCTGCTTCTACCGACGATTGTGGCCCTGATTGTGAACCATGGGATTGGTAGAAATGATATCGCTTATGTATGGAAGATGGGCGGCTTAATGGTCGTCATGTCGATACTGGGCTTCGGCAGCTCGCTGATCTGTCAATATTATGCGGCCCGGGCATCGCAGGGCTTCGGGACAACGCTGCGTAATACGCTGTTCCGGCATGTCTCGACGCTGTCTTATGCTGAGATTGATCGCTTCGGGACACCATCACTGATCAACCGTATCACAAATGATGTCAATCAGCTGCAGATCGCGGTAGCGATGCTGATTCGGCTCGTGATTCGTGCCCCGTTCATTTGCATTGGGGCAATCATCATGTCGATGCTGCTTGATTTTAGACTGTCGCTTGTTCTGCTTGCGGCAACACCCGTGTTTGCAATTATTCTATATTTGATTATTACCAAGACCGCACCTATGTATCGGTTATACCAGAAGAAGCTGGACAGAATCGCACTAGTATTGAGCGAGAATCTGACGGGGGTTCGCGTCATCCGTGCGTTCGCGAAGAGACAGGCTGAGAAGGCGAGATTCCGCGAGGCTTCCGACGACATTACGGCCACTGCGATCCGAGTAGGGCGTGTGTCTGCGCTGCTTAGTCCGGTAACAACGGTTGTTGTCAACGGGGCGATTATCGCTATTCTATGGATTGGCGGTATTCACATTAATACGGGGACATTATCTTCTGGCGAGATCATCGCCTTTATTAACTATGTCACGCAAATTTTGCTCGCTTTGATCGTCGTGTCGAACCTGATTATTATTTTTACCAAGGCAGCGTCCTCGGCAGCACGGATCAATGAGGTGCTCGATACCGTTCCTTCCATTGCGGACCCTGCGCCAGAAGAGCGAAAACAGTCTGCAGCGAAAATAGAAGATAAAAAGGACGGTCCCGCTGTTGTATTTGATCATGTCACCTTCGGATATAGCGCAACGGGTGATCCGGCTCTGACAGATATATCGGTGGAGATAAGACGTGGCGAGACCGTGGGCATTATCGGTGGTACTGGTTCAGGCAAATCTACATTTGTGAACCTGATTCCGAGATTCTATGACACTACCTCTGGGCAAATCCTCATCAATGGGATCGACGTAAGGGATTATAGCCTGCATGAGCTACGCGGCAAGATCGGGATCGTTCCGCAGAAGGCACTGCTCTTCACAGGGACGATTGACGATAACATCCGTTGGGGCAATGAATTAGCTGCGGATGAAGAGGTTAAGCGGGCAGCTGTCATTGCACAGGCCGATGAATTCATATCGAAAATGCCAGAAGGCTATAACACTCCGGTGTCCAGGGGCGGACTTAATCTGTCGGGTGGGCAGAAGCAGCGCTTAACGATCGCCCGGGCAATTGTCGCCAGTCCCGATATTCTCATCCTTGATGATTCTTCGAGCGCACTCGATTTTGCCACAGATGCGGCGTTAAGAAGGTCGATCCAGGAGAACAGCCAGGGAATGACGGTATTCCTCGTCTCGCAGCGGGTTAGCACCGTGCAGCAGGCTGATAAGATCATCGTCATCGAAGATGGACGGATCGCCGGCATCGGCACAGATGCTGAACTCAAGCGCGATTGCAGTGTCTATCAAGAGATTTGCCGCTCACAGTTCTCTAATGAGGAGGCAGGACAACAATGAACATGAAGCAAACATGGGGAAGACTGCTGACTTATACAGGAAAATATAAAAGCTATACAATCTGGGCCTTCATTAGTGCGATTATTAGCGTAGCTTCCAGCTTGATCGGGCCGCTTATGATCGGGATTACGATCGACCATATGGTCGGCAAGGGTGCCGTTGAGTTCGCGGACATATTCAGACTGCTTACGCAGCTTGGTCTGGTGTATCTCATCGGAAGCTTGTTCGGTTGGCTGTTGACATATCTTACGAATCGGCTTGCTTATCAAACGGTTAATGATCTGCGCAGCGAGATGTTCGACAGGCTGAATGTTCTACCGCTGAAATATCATGATAATCATCCGCAAGGGGACAGCATCAGCCGGTTCGTCAACGATATGGATGCCATATCGGACGGGTTGCTGCAAGGCTTCTCCACACTCTTAACCGGCGTTGTTACAATCATCGGAGCGATCGCGCTCATGCTGTATACGAATCCACTCATGACCATCGTCGTGCTGTTATCTGCACCAGCGGCCTTCTTCGTAGCGCGGTTCATCACGATGCGCTCCCAACAGCTATTTCGTGATCAGGCCCGTATATTGGGTGGGCTAAATGGTTATGTCGAGGAGATGATCGGCGGGCAGAAGGTGGTTCAGGCCTTCCGTTATGAAGACCACTCTTTTGCGGAGTTCACAGCGCGAAATGATGAATTACATCACACCGGGGTAAAATCACAATTTGTCAGCTCCCTGTCTAATCCATCTACCCGCTTGGTGAACAATGTGACCTTCTCAATCATCGCGTTAATTGGGAGTATTATGGTCATCATGTCCAGAATATCGGTGGGGGGACTGTCCAGCTTCCTGATCTATGCCAATCTGTTCGCTAAGCCGTTCAACGAGATCACTGGCGTAATTACGCAGTTGCAATCAGCTACGGCCTCGGCGCAGCGTGTCTTCCAGGTGCTTGATGAACCGGCGGAGTCACCGGATGCTGATGATGCTGTTCATATCCCGGCGAAGCAGGGGACGATTACGTTCCGGCATGTGAAGTTCGCTTACCAGCCTGAACGGCCCCTTATTACTGATTTGAACCTCGTTGTCGAACCAGGCACGCGGGTCGCGATCGTGGGACAGACCGGTGCCGGCAAGACAACGCTGGTGAATCTGTTAATGCGATTCTATGATGTTGATGCTGGCGAGATTGCGATAGACGGCATTAACATTAACGATATGACCCGTGACAGCTTACGCCATACCTTCGGGATGGTGCTACAGGATACCTGGCTGTTCGGCGGGACGATCCGCGACAATATCGCCTACGGGAAGCCGAATGCTAGCCAGGAGGAGGTTATTGCTGCCGCTAAGGCGGCTAACGCCCACAGCTTCATCAAGCGGCTGCCGCAGGGCTATGATACGGTGATCAGCGGCTCCGGCGACAGCCTGTCCCAGGGACAGAAGCAGCTCCTGACGATCGCTCGGGTTATGCTGGTTGATCCGCCGATGCTGATTCTTGATGAAGCGACGAGCAGCATCGATACGCTGACGGAGATTCGTATCCAGGCGGCGTTCCTGAAGATGATGGAAGGCCGAACGAGCTTCGTCATCGCCCACCGTCTGTCGACGATCCGTGAGGCCGATATGATCCTCTACATGAAGGACGGGGATGTCATCGAGAGCGGCAGTCATGAACAGCTGCTGGAGAGCGGCGGGTACTACGCCAATCTGTACAACAGCCAGTTCGCGGCAGTGAACGGGTAGTAGGCTATTAGTAACGCCATTCCGGCTGGTGAACGCCTGATGTACCAGCCGGAATGGCATTTTTTGTCTAAGAGTTCTATCCTATGGAGTGTGAGAGTTCATGAAGATCATGTGGCATGGTAACGACCGCTCATATAGAACGGTATAGATGCGGTGTGGATATACCAGTTCGCATTTGGAAGGCCCAGCGGACAGTAAATTCCTGCAAAAATACAGTTTTTATCAGGAATAGAGATCGTAAATCGGGAATTCCTGCAAAAATGCAGTTTTTTTCTCGAAATAGACTCGATTACGCCGGATTAGGCGTAAAAGCCTGCATATTTGCAGGCTTTTTGCTAAATCAAGTGATTTGTATCTTAAAAAGCTGCATATTTGCAGTTTTCGTTACTTGCCCTGCTAAGTACGAGTGCGATTAAGTTCTACTAAGTTCTTGATCTCTAATATGTTCAAGTTCTTAATCACTAAATATGTGCAAAGCCGTTGTTCAACTGCGATATGCAGTGAGAGCAGCGGCTTTGCTGTGTTCACACTCGATTTTCAGGAGTGTATGCTACCCTTACCCTTCTATAAGCGCCAAATATCGGTGCTGCTTACCGTCCAACTCAATGATGAGAACTTCTCCTCCTTGCCGGGGCGAAGGAGCATAAATTTCAGTTCCGACAGTCAGCTTCGTAGACATGCCATTAATGAAGCTGTCTTGCTTATCATATACAGCTGTAATCTCTCCGACTTTGCTCTGATCCTCGAACTTTAATTCCTGAACCCAACTCGAGGGATCAGCTTTGATGAAGATAAGATCCCCGAACATGAAGATGTCGGCGTCAGGATTGAGCTTGAGCACCTCCTCACCAGTGGGATTGTGAGTTGTACTCACCTGTACTTGGTCCCCATCAGTCCCACCTCCAAGCACGGAACATGCCGTTAACACATACCCCGCAATCACAATAGTGAGCATGCAGATAGCTAGTGACCAGTATCTTCGTTTCATAAC
The window above is part of the Paenibacillus lutimineralis genome. Proteins encoded here:
- a CDS encoding S-layer homology domain-containing protein, producing MRIHLIKPRGVRILLSLSLIVGLFAGVPQAEAGAVPVEAKDPVFKDIKGHWARQEIEAMVQQGILDGYPDGSFRPNEPVKVDQFIKMLIMSYSEQHPNLERSWKSSFLDSLTEENRTILKQDYRYFNFKPAMTGYWAKPYIDVASDLNFLNKGRYSDFQANMTRENVAEVLFYTLQETEYLEDEQFSRSVAQGYGDLTSASDREQKFIAESLIKGIMEGYPDGKFGVGRYVSRAESLVILNRLTDKTKRIPVLPRADMLQRLVPTNGGGQKIVAFPDKKMWDAYDTLKQAGQLRGTNYDLFDTTLRLFKDEKEKKAVQENTALGATSAKAATEEAAIWLDPAYNTYGITVRLREGTQARNKEPIQLFANQLFSYDAIAFNRWFDAICAEVEAGRPLASKQADLGDYTVNVLVDNPAKTVVFSIAIKKG
- a CDS encoding PQQ-binding-like beta-propeller repeat protein, with translation MLPLSKMAAGLGLCTLLILSPLDAALGTEASYTTFAATDFSSTVLPKKGDSLEAQQRAPLFPKQITTKSDIHKLNLSYYGQRGDRFKVRDMKGELLQVHSDDRGEVWTPLWYWTKDAGQVVQLGDMKWITLSNEAKLALTPNSSLTWDNKVASDSEWVAVAQWKSWVGVLANPEPWQQDGEIYQPVLLWIQKQDIASEVPLPPGIFAPSSKVSTDLIRNMASWLLVPGTDSSYVKKLLGAPQFIETSGNLQMENGKPMQLGKTWRYERPDGQFLVTFSQEGKLERNSWIIPGADRSRSIYTGLDYRDSYHFMNTPMSETLQMDPLWRQQGDLDFAYMLAATPDVLLIKGDDGGFSGMHQSSNIYAVTRTDGKKLWQVEAGFGILQAEVADSGDMVTILTDYNPEAKQYENRLRQIRLSDGKVLWERKSEDQGYRVGMGLAKNSVITLETPDMEEKDHLAQLSVFDNTTGKLKWKREVPAKAQIFNAGGQDPYVLVRDQKALNAYDPNSGQVKWTVELQGQQSGYASYDAYYPGGPRINPLEPPSSSRWIQLGDRWMLLDLRTGNSLTVYSLTANERIEIIDERYLLVQRMAKTANHTGVNRSEEQYESVLYDAERGQELWTMKGRASKGTIAEDILYLLADGIPTAVRLGDGTPVWQMNHTTAEAENMSYFAGGGYMVMSDYLLLPYGPNLLVIDRQSGDLLGRMQNMLMGYAELRELESRNGTINRSGDELYVGTANGAIVRFSIREIEQGLRTKDQIQ
- a CDS encoding LysR family transcriptional regulator, encoding MDIRQLKYFLMIAEEGQITSAAKKLQMAQPPLSQQLKLLEEELGVKLVERGPRSIRLTDAGEILRRRAQQIVDLTDSTSREVSDFAKGLKGTLTIGTVSSSGATLLKDRLSEFHKTYTGIKFEIHEGNTFRVIELLQSGVIELGIVRTPFHNAGIGYKYAESEPMIAVMTPELDWSGGRDAIGIDELRERPLVIYRRFEQLIRETCQKSGFEPNLFCKNDDARTTLLWANAGLGIGIIPKSAFELANHSNLIYKEIDSPSLQTRVAAIWIKDRYMSSLARKFLESFSKE
- a CDS encoding ABC transporter ATP-binding protein — translated: MFRLVAFLKPYKKESILGPFFKLVEAILELLLPTIVALIVNHGIGRNDIAYVWKMGGLMVVMSILGFGSSLICQYYAARASQGFGTTLRNTLFRHVSTLSYAEIDRFGTPSLINRITNDVNQLQIAVAMLIRLVIRAPFICIGAIIMSMLLDFRLSLVLLAATPVFAIILYLIITKTAPMYRLYQKKLDRIALVLSENLTGVRVIRAFAKRQAEKARFREASDDITATAIRVGRVSALLSPVTTVVVNGAIIAILWIGGIHINTGTLSSGEIIAFINYVTQILLALIVVSNLIIIFTKAASSAARINEVLDTVPSIADPAPEERKQSAAKIEDKKDGPAVVFDHVTFGYSATGDPALTDISVEIRRGETVGIIGGTGSGKSTFVNLIPRFYDTTSGQILINGIDVRDYSLHELRGKIGIVPQKALLFTGTIDDNIRWGNELAADEEVKRAAVIAQADEFISKMPEGYNTPVSRGGLNLSGGQKQRLTIARAIVASPDILILDDSSSALDFATDAALRRSIQENSQGMTVFLVSQRVSTVQQADKIIVIEDGRIAGIGTDAELKRDCSVYQEICRSQFSNEEAGQQ
- a CDS encoding ABC transporter ATP-binding protein is translated as MNMKQTWGRLLTYTGKYKSYTIWAFISAIISVASSLIGPLMIGITIDHMVGKGAVEFADIFRLLTQLGLVYLIGSLFGWLLTYLTNRLAYQTVNDLRSEMFDRLNVLPLKYHDNHPQGDSISRFVNDMDAISDGLLQGFSTLLTGVVTIIGAIALMLYTNPLMTIVVLLSAPAAFFVARFITMRSQQLFRDQARILGGLNGYVEEMIGGQKVVQAFRYEDHSFAEFTARNDELHHTGVKSQFVSSLSNPSTRLVNNVTFSIIALIGSIMVIMSRISVGGLSSFLIYANLFAKPFNEITGVITQLQSATASAQRVFQVLDEPAESPDADDAVHIPAKQGTITFRHVKFAYQPERPLITDLNLVVEPGTRVAIVGQTGAGKTTLVNLLMRFYDVDAGEIAIDGININDMTRDSLRHTFGMVLQDTWLFGGTIRDNIAYGKPNASQEEVIAAAKAANAHSFIKRLPQGYDTVISGSGDSLSQGQKQLLTIARVMLVDPPMLILDEATSSIDTLTEIRIQAAFLKMMEGRTSFVIAHRLSTIREADMILYMKDGDVIESGSHEQLLESGGYYANLYNSQFAAVNG